GACGATTTTTTCGATCATCGGATAGCTGATGTTCACGAAGTGGCCCTTGAGTTCGTGGGCGAGTTTCTTTTCCCAGTTCGAACCGATGATGAGCGGGGAGCCGCCAAAGTCCATTTTGCGGATTTGATTCTGGAGGTCGAAACCGTCCGTGGTGAACTCGACTTTTGTTTTGATGTCGTAATTCAGCGTGTTTGTTTCTTGCGAGACTTCTTCGCGGAATGCTTCCGGTGTGTCGTCCGTAACGAACAGCTTTTGCGGGAAAAGACCCATGTCGTTCACGAGGAACTTGGTCACGGCAATTACGTACTGGGCTTCGCTCACGACGGTAAAGCGCTTGCTCACGATACGGCTTTCGAGAATCGTATCGGCGTAGCGTTCCAGGTAGTAGAAGAACTGTGCTTCGTTCTGCTGGATAACGGATTCCGTGAGTTCTTTGTCTGCACCCGTGAACTCAGCGACCGTGCGGAGGAACTTTGTCGTTTCGGCCGCACCAATTGGCAAAATCGGGTAGTGCAACAGCGGAATGTTGAATTCTTTTTCCAAGTATTTTGCGCTTTCGAGGCCTGCCCACGGCGAAACTAGAATCGTGTATTCTGCCGTCGGAATCTTTTGCAAGTTTTCAAGCCCGCGGCCAAAACCGAAAATCGTATTCGTCTTGAGACCGATGGACTGCAAAAGACGTTCGAGTTCACGCAAGTTGCCAAGCCAATACGGATCCTGCTGAGGCACGCCTGCGAATAAGTTGACGAGTCCCTTTTCCTTCGGGGCTTCGCCCTTGAACTTTCTCACATACT
The window above is part of the Fibrobacter succinogenes genome. Proteins encoded here:
- a CDS encoding nitrogenase component 1, giving the protein MAKILDQARYKCALAAMQTVQSIPGAIPVLHSGPGCASKLNDNNGTSGRFSPNIYPCTSISEKEVVFGGADKLRSTISNALKIIDADLFVVLSGCTGEIIGDDIQEVAEEFEDAEKPVIWAKTPGFKGNNYIGHDWILKSIFEQYVRKFKGEAPKEKGLVNLFAGVPQQDPYWLGNLRELERLLQSIGLKTNTIFGFGRGLENLQKIPTAEYTILVSPWAGLESAKYLEKEFNIPLLHYPILPIGAAETTKFLRTVAEFTGADKELTESVIQQNEAQFFYYLERYADTILESRIVSKRFTVVSEAQYVIAVTKFLVNDMGLFPQKLFVTDDTPEAFREEVSQETNTLNYDIKTKVEFTTDGFDLQNQIRKMDFGGSPLIIGSNWEKKLAHELKGHFVNISYPMIEKIVINSHVAGYSGGLYLLEDIYSAALSMLKI